The Schizosaccharomyces pombe strain 972h- genome assembly, chromosome: I genome contains a region encoding:
- the pfd3 gene encoding prefoldin subunit Pfd3 produces MSSSNPRGIPPAQFFEFKELSMEEAQGHLEKFQEAIAKYKFMETSVVRRVASLDDKIPDIRKTLQSVQFLKERQGDSFTVTYELNDTLNAKAEVEAKDNVYLWLGANVMLEYTVEEAEALLTQKLNSAEETLKACKEDLEFLRAQVTTMEVNTARVYNYTVLLRKKTKM; encoded by the exons ATGAGTTCTTC AAATCCACGGGGAATTCCACCCgctcaattttttgagttCAAAGAGTTATCTATGGAGGAAGCTCAAGGTCATCTCGAAAAGTTCCAAGAAGCAATTGC AAAGTACAAATTCATGGAGACTAGTGTGGTCAGGAGAGTTGCTAGTTTGGATGACAAAATTCCTGACATTCGAAAAACGTTACAGAGTGTTCAGTTCTTGAAAGAGCGACAAGGTGACTCTTTTACTGTTACATATGAACTAAATGACACATTAAATGCAAAAGCAGAAGTAGAAGCTAAAGACAATGTCTACCTTTGGTTAGGTGCAAATGTTATGCTTGAGTATACGGTTGAAGAGGCAGAAGCATTGTTAACGCAGAAGCTGAACTCAGCGGAAGAAACATTGAAAGCATGTAAAGAagatttggaatttttgaGAGCTCAAGTCACTACAATGGAAGTGAATACAGCTCGCGTGTATAACTATACAGTTTTGCTtaggaaaaaaacaaaaatgtaG
- the mms1 gene encoding E3 ubiquitin ligase complex subunit Mms1 — protein MAEIIHHSNVFTWAFHVSEYDGAPLLLLGSFSSVASVSLKRSGDLLLFERFTLPARTRSVALLSSHFLQSESGRHSIANILIATENGKCYLLQLVKTPEKAFPTIRIRDEFVLDTRMYNHEQLGKSIDLCPNASLWATNSFAGDIVFFFSHHPSLSKQVFAQLSIDGIILHTIFVPPKRSSSSCVTYVCLFLDSNSNPRINVYRWSKTETFSDASSYITFSIPVPSEFSLASHIIPCSNIPDHFLVLLETKICLLSVPQIECGDLKFLQTDLPCSGSHNYPLSIANDNETPNCCYLTYENGDLYRIRYSILSIDINLIGKTGSSLGNLILPCYPYIVFCGDCSDTLVYDVSVSPMSFFGSLIACAPMWDFVYSSSRHNTLLDEDINCNTVYATAGIGKSGCLVTMRYGCSSTTLLEAILTEGAVLSGIINSNHNSEFYAWLTYPWQTQILRLHLDGVVEDVTESLFLDDIKALYVINYQNTFIIITGKSIYAVTPSCTKYNLLEVSGDEEFVLAAYNELIFIVKKDLMNFKSQLLTLKLNTLSNGTLELQSLPDSFDLHDVPTCITSFSLERKLLVILVHPSPYFECVFYDETSHSSVYKVPLTGFQFGYLPHSISYLRKSNRAVYVLISSNSTLLTVYVTLTLEGVPDFKVYSNPISTDLPLTLQSPSDEFSTIYAWSDYLYIVGIDMETEQPTLNQILEVNDSFTCVSGIYDIPNKFQNSESRIIVYYSNNTLYLSELWLPQRTFSSKLNLAATPKRLLVDKYTNTLIIGCCHVLVNEITTSGLAFYDLTNSRLFPVNWPSMDIKGKPIFKPEELLYSMSFWIVADDQKRKYRYLCIGTGVRKNGLTTGRLLILTMNKDHDSNAIELRNVITINMKDPIYSVCSIGKHGLCYATGRKIGVKMLDLDSKKFCNSDCELPVRSPIVSMSTYKDYVYTSSLRDSVAVFQYDSENNSLNLVCSDTSSRLGIDCFYISQKKLLFSCDKDRLLTCFKVEGEVCTSTREQMLQPILTTVSQTKTNALTNHLKYSVIRVDKDNHNIVWGLMGCTLDGNIFKILMPNDPTSSDTIIYSDT, from the exons ATGGCAGAAATTATTCATCATTCAAACGTATTCACCTGGGCTTTTCATGTTTCCGAATATGATGGTGCTCCTCTCCTTTTACTTGGATCTTTTTCCTCTGTAGCTTCTGTGAGTTTAAAGCGATCTGGTGATTTACtactttttgaaagattcACGTTGCCTGCAAGAACGAGGTCTGTTGCTTTGTTATCAAGCCATTTCCTTCAGTCAGAATCAGGTAGACATTCAATAGcgaatattttaattgctACTGAAAACGGAAAATGCTACTTGTTGCAGCTCGTCAAAACACCAGAAAAAGCGTTTCCGACGATTCGTATTAGAGATGAATTCGTTCTTGATACTCGAATGTACAACCATGAACAATTaggaaaatcaattgatttATGCCCAAATGCTTCCTTGTGGGCTACTAATTCTTTTGCTGGTGatattgtatttttcttttcacaTCATCCTTCCTTAAGCAAGCAAGTCTTCGCTCAACTTTCTATCGATGGAATAATACTTCATACCATATTTGTACCTCCAAAAAGATCCTCTTCGTCTTGTGTTACGTATGTTTGTCTTTTTCTAGATTCAAATTCGAATCCTAGAATCAATGTTTATAGGTGGTCTAAGACGGAAACCTTTTCTGATGCTAGTTCTTACATAACCTTCTCAATACCGGTTCCATCCGAATTTTCTCTTGCTTCCCATATTATCCCTTGCTCCAATATTCCTGATCATTTTTTAGTATTATTGGAGACAAAGATTTGTCTGCTTTCTGTCCCACAGATAGAATGTGGGgatctaaaatttttacagaCCGATCTTCCATGCAGCGGTTCACATAATTATCCATTGTCTATTGCAAATGATAACGAAACTCCGAATTGTTGCTATTTAACCTACGAAAATGGAGATTTGTATCGCATTCGTTACTCTATTTTGTCTATtgatattaatttaattggAAAGACTGGATCTTCTTTAGGAAATTTGATACTACCTTGTTATCCATACATTGTTTTTTGTGGTGACTGTTCTGATACATTAGTGTATGATGTTTCGGTATCGCCTATGTCCTTTTTTGGTAGCTTAATTGCTTGCGCTCCAATGTGGGATTTTGTGTATTCCTCATCAAGGCATAACACTTTGTTGGATGAAGACATCAATTGTAATACAGTTTATGCTACTGCTGGCATTGGTAAATCTGGGTGTTTGGTCACAATGCGTTACGGGTGCTCATCCACTACTTTGCTTGAAGCAATATTAACTGAGGGAGCTGTTTTATCAGGAATTATAAATTCTAACCACAACTCTGAATTTTACGCTTGGCTAACTTATCCTTGGCAAACACAAATTTTAAGGCTTCATCTCGATGGGGTCGTCGAAGATGTTACCGAAAGTCTTTTTTTGGATGATATAAAAGCTTTATATGTTATAAATTACCAAAATACGTTTATCATTATTACGGGAAAATCCATTTATGCTGTTACTCCTAGTTGTACAAAGTATAACCTTCTTGAGGTTTCAGGAGATGaagaatttgttttggCTGCTTATAACGAATTAATTTTCAtcgttaaaaaagatttaatgaatttcaaaagtcAATTGCTTACACTAAAACTAAATACTCTTTCTAATGGTACACTTGAACTTCAGTCGCTTCCGGATTCCTTCGATCTACACGATGTCCCTACTTGTATTActtccttttctttggAAAGAAAGCTACTGGTGATACTGGTTCATCCTTCACCTTATTTTGAATGCGTTTTCTATGATGAAACCTCACACTCTAGTGTCTATAAAGTCCCCTTAACAGGTTTTCAATTTGGATACCTTCCTCATAGCATATCGTATTTGAGAAAATCAAACCGCGCTGTTTATGTATTGATTTCATCCAACTCTACTCTTTTAACCGTCTATGTAACTCTAACGTTAGAGGGAGTACCGGATTTTAAAGTTTACTCTAATCCTATTTCAACAGACTTACCACTCACGTTACAGTCACCCTCCGATGAGTTTTCAACAATTTATGCATGGTCTGACTATTTGTATATAGTGGGTATCGATATGGAAACTGAACAACCTACGCTGAACCAGATACTTGAAGTAAATGACAGTTTTACTTGTGTTTCTGGTATTTACGATATTCCAAATAAGTTCCAGAACAGTGAATCAAGAATCATAGTGTATTATTCGAATAATACTTTGTACCTATCGGAACTTTGGCTTCCACAGCGAaccttttcttcaaaactaAATCTTGCAGCAACTCCCAAGAGATTACTTGTTGATAAATATACGAACACTTTAATCATTGGATGTTGTCACGTTTtagtaaatgaaattacAACCTCAGGTCTTGCTTTTTACGACTTGACTAA CTCGCGACTTTTCCCTGTCAATTGGCCTTCAATGGATATTAAAGGTAAACCAATATTCAAACCGGAGGAATTATTATATTCTATGTCTT TTTGGATTGTAGCCGACgatcaaaaaagaaaatataggTACCTTTGTATAGGAACAGGGGTACGAAAAAACGGATTAACTACAGGTCGTTTGTTAATTCTTACCATGAATAAAGATCATGACAGCAATGCTATAGAACTTCGCAATGTCATCACAATTAATATGAAAGACCCTATTTATTCCGTTTGTTCGATCGGAAAACATGGATTGTGTTATGCAACAGGACGAAAGATTGGTGTAAAGATGTTGGACTTAGACTCAAAGAAGTTTTGCAACAGTGATTGTGAGTTACCTGTTCGGTCTCCCATTGTATCGATGTCAACGTATAAGGACTATGTGTACACTTCTAGTTTAAGAGATTCTGTTGCCGTGTTCCAGTATGATAGTGAAAACAACTCCCTTAATTTAGTTTGCAGCGACACATCATCGAGACTAGGCATTGATTGCTTTTACatttcacaaaaaaaattattgttttcttgTGACAAAGACCGGTTATTAACTTGTTTCAAAGTTGAGGGTGAAGTTTGCACGTCTACCAGAGAACAAATGCTCCAGCCAATTCTTACTACAGTGTctcaaacaaaaacaaatgccTTAACTAACCATTTAAAGTATTCAGTTATTCGGGTGGATAAAGATAATCATAATATTGTTTGGGGATTGATGGGTTGTACTTTAGATGGGAATATCTTCAAGATCTTAATGCCTAACGATCCGACTTCGTCGGATACAATTATCTATTCTGATACTTAA
- the nab3 gene encoding poly(A)-binding protein Nab3, translating to MSSSSKDSSFQVETPVQNILETSTNSELQDQVSSPYEPDYNSPVKQAAASISALQTQDDTLFNNVDERTLENKDGNKSDDANFDQVSGIPSGSLEIPILNSATSNIRLTPSDTYNNIPVSDTNNEEISKNIYGAPILESTSSDFQSKDSLSTTQPSVSGGNGSTSQSPPSLDVEQNKPFSISNEPVEQETENSSTKDLQVYDFQTASEHLPEQSLQNTTYYDPSKTYSSVNFEEIEYGKSHEKLDLPYRTTDFIPYSKDLSTSPEAHRTSIYSYSANLPNYYNEHNELHEHHNPQTPSSPESAYSPENLQLNHEAQNVEYLGNNAAEKSLQMNLEDEQRFQQFLKDEESIMSNWYPGQFPSASRLFLGHLNTKSLSKRNLWKVFKIYGPLAQIVLKANYGFVQFFTNEDCARALNAEQGNFVRGQKLHLEISKIQKKYQNQIENMKKGSHVTKSNQYSEMIGNLPYPTSSRKRTRSPLMSKGKSYDRKGSISMSKNFSPDCEILVTEDCPKEFVWGVEKVFQERRLNIHTTCLYRDSNLQVIIKSCIINSVKSIILINAGLAHLGKVSVQVFKDGSSDSEVRCDEYAAVDVMVAASIVHHAKTSLMHSAASSTPSYNGERIVPDVPSPCISTNPNLPALVGSLDSVNLHHLLGFIQNTYSTTSYIPTRVSFNPNDTGGSFGTITSQSQFVVNEMPKNYARDNYEALHSQESRQRSSVAGNKQLQKILEQLAELKQPDF from the exons ATGTCATCCTCGTCTAAAGATTCTTCGTTCCAAGTGGAAACTCCTGTGCAGAATATTTTAGAAACCAGTACAAACTCCGAGCTTCAAGACCAGGTATCATCTCCATATGAACCAGACTACAACTCACCTGTCAAACAGGCTGCTGCTTCGATAAGTGCTTTACAAACACAAGACGACACTTTATTCAACAACGTTGATGAACGTACATTAGAAAATAAGGATGGGAATAAGTCAGATGATGCAAACTTTGATCAAGTATCCGGTATTCCTTCTGGAAGTTTGGAGATACCAATATTAAACTCAGCTACTAGCAACATTCGGTTAACTCCTTCAGATActtataataatattcCAGTTTCGGACACCAACAATGAggaaatttctaaaaacaTATATGGAGCTCCAATTTTAGAGTCAACTTCTTCCGACTTTCAAAGTAAGGATTCACTTTCCACTACTCAACCAAGTGTTTCGGGGGGAAACGGATCTACCTCTCAAAGTCCTCCTTCACTCGACGTTGAGCAAAATAAGCCTTTTTCGATATCCAATGAACCAGTGGAACAAGAAACTGAAAACTCTTCTACTAAAGATTTACAAGTATACGATTTTCAGACCGCTTCAGAGCATTTACCTGAACAATCCTTACAAAACACCACTTATTATGATCCGTCAAAAACTTATAGCTCGGtgaattttgaagaaattgaatatgGAAAGTCTCATGAGAAATTAGATTTACCTTATAGAACTACTGATTTTATTCCCTATTCTAAAGACTTGTCAACTAGTCCTGAGGCTCACAGGACTAGTATTTATTCGTATAGTGCTAATTTGCCCAATTATTATAATGAGCATAATGAATTACATGAACATCATAATCCCCAGACACCCAGTTCCCCGGAATCTGCGTATAGTCCTGAAAATTTGCAACTTAATCATGAAGCACAAAATGTTGAATATTTGGGTAACAATGCTGCCGAGAAATCGTTGCAAATGAACTTAGAGGATGAACAAAgatttcaacaatttttgaaagatgaagaaagtATAATGTCAAACTGGTATCCAGGGCAATTTCCTTCAGCTTCTCGCTTATTTTTGGGTCATCTAAATACAAAGAGCTTATCTAAACGAAATTTGTggaaagtttttaaaatttatggGCCTTTAGCACAGATagttttaaaagcaaattatGGTTTCGTTCAGTTTTTTACAAACGAAGATTGTGCTAGGGCTTTAAATGCGGAACAAGGCAATTTTGTTCGGGGTCAAAAGCTGCATTTGgaaatttctaaaattcagaagaaatatcaaaatcaaatagaAAACATGAAGAAAGGATCACATGTTACCAAAAGTAATCAATATTCTGAAATGATTGGAAACCTTCCTTATCCCACTAGTAGCAG AAAACGCACGCGATCTCCTTTAATGTCGAAGGGTAAATCCTACGATAGAAAGGGATCTATATCCATGTCTAAAAACTTCAGCCCTGATTGTGAAATACTAGTCACGGAAGACTGTCCAAAGGAATTTGTATGGGGAGTGGAAAAAGTCTTTCAGGAGCGTCGATTGAATATACATACCACTTGTTTGTACCGTGACTCAAACTTACAAGTCATTATTAAAAGCTGTATTATTAACAGCGTTAAATCCATTATCTTGATAAACGCCGGTTTGGCTCACCTAGGGAAGGTGTCGGTTCAAGTGTTTAAAGACGGATCTAGCGATTCAGAAGTCCGTTGTGATG AATATGCTGCTGTGGACGTGATGGTTGCTGCAAGTATTGTTCACCACGCAAAGACTTCTCTCATGCACTCAGCTGCTTCTAGTACGCCATCGTATAATGGTGAGCGTATTGTGCCTGACGTGCCATCTCCCTGTATATCAACGAATCCTAATCTACCAGCTTTAGTAGGTTCTTTAGATTCTGTTAATCTTCACCATTTATTAGGATTCATTCAAAATACCTATAGCACTACTTCATACATTCCAACTAGAGTTAGTTTTAATCCTAATGATACCGGAGGATCATTTGGAACAATTACATCTCAGTCCCAATTTGTTGTGAATGAGATGCCTAAAAATTATGCTCGTGATAATTACGAAGCATTGCATTCTCAAGAAAGCCGCCAAAGGTCTTCAGTTGCTGGAAACAAGCAACTTCAAAAGATATTAGAGCAGCTCGCAGAGCTCAAGCAACCTGATTTTTGA
- a CDS encoding transcription factor, translated as MSSSPPALKKFRKRSPKSCLICRRRKVKCDRQQPCSRCKERNEVCTYADDTIDKMNVGPHPSHSENASDSETTLEVSPDINPKKNEKFDFYGWRSLFELIKYRKDSDMCSSRPSFSIQAYSSYKDNVVVESLANLLPPFCISQKIVNLFFKTLNVVCPIYDQETVEKSLNNIESPESFSYEDAFTLLPIIAATIQLSDLPDVILNFYNSAGITPLESSRLINLKLNEISEQEYKHLCLPDKEIIQMLLLRAYATKFRTRIRGVNTDLCRSIHVSTLVTPLFQVTEKIGKNTSDLWFALCEIDGLECVLKYRPPFIQHDTYGRLKPLRCFFNDDISYNFHLLLGRLLDCGVSIYKSVHSLTVSKFIDKLESYESQLSLILVDIEAKFYDPSNEDIQFRYIFLKMVFWTARVNLYQCFITLDSGILEDEETIIGNLGESCIQCVRLLISQITILEKRGWLLVALLEIIHALMLAAFCRDKGFEVPSDLGDITLYVQERMVDIVTFDDGMAVRFGYVLRFINSMLHPNEPPMQDAEPETTEDPSKLFADIFDFTSNYFIPSALLDQ; from the coding sequence ATGTCTTCCTCTCCTCCAgctttaaagaaatttcgaAAACGCAGCCCAAAATCATGTTTAATTTGTAGGCGCCGCAAGGTCAAATGCGACCGTCAGCAGCCTTGCTCTCGATGTAAAGAAAGGAACGAGGTTTGCACTTACGCAGATGATACCATTGATAAAATGAACGTCGGACCACATCCTAGTCATAGCGAAAATGCTTCTGATTCTGAAACCACACTGGAAGTTTCTCCCGATATTAAtccgaaaaaaaatgagaaatttgatttttatgGATGGAGATCACTCTTTGAGTTGATTAAATATAGAAAGGATAGCGACATGTGCTCATCTCGACCTTCGTTTTCAATTCAGGCTTACAGTAGCTATAAAGATAATGTGGTTGTTGAGAGTTTGGCGAACCTTTTACCGCCATTTTGCATATCACAgaaaattgttaatttattttttaaaacactAAATGTTGTCTGTCCTATTTATGATCAAGAGACAGTAGAAAAAAGCTTAAACAACATTGAATCACCAGAATCTTTTTCGTACGAAGATGCCTTCACTTTATTACCAATTATTGCTGCAACTATCCAGCTGAGCGATTTGCCTGATGTTATTctcaatttttataattcgGCGGGGATTACTCCATTGGAATCCAGCCGtcttataaatttaaaacttaaCGAGATATCCGAGCAGGAATATAAACATTTATGCTTGCCtgataaagaaataattcaGATGCTGCTTTTGCGAGCGTATGCAACAAAATTTCGCACAAGAATAAGAGGAGTGAATACTGACTTATGTAGAAGCATTCACGTATCAACCTTAGTAACTCCCCTCTTCCAAGTTACGGAAAAAATAGGAAAAAATACGTCAGATTTGTGGTTTGCTCTCTGTGAAATTGATGGTTTGGAATGTGTATTAAAGTACCGTCCGCCATTCATTCAACACGACACTTATGGTCGTCTCAAGCCGCTtcgttgtttttttaatgacgATATTAGCTACAATTTTCATCTACTTCTTGGAAGGTTACTTGATTGTGGTGTTTCAATCTATAAATCTGTTCATTCACTCACCGTTAGTAAATTCATTGATAAACTGGAGAGTTATGAATCACAGCTTTCGCTTATTTTGGTAGATATAGAAGCAAAGTTTTATGACCCTTCTAATGAAGATATTCAATTTCGAtacatatttttgaaaatggtGTTCTGGACTGCACGTGTGAATTTGTATCAATGTTTTATTACCCTGGATTCAGGGATTttagaagatgaagaaactATTATTGGTAATTTGGGTGAAAGTTGTATTCAGTGCGTGAGGCTACTCATATCTCAAATCACTATATTAGAAAAACGAGGCTGGCTTTTGGTAGCGTTGTTGGAGATTATCCACGCCCTCATGTTGGCTGCGTTTTGCCGTGATAAAGGCTTTGAGGTGCCTTCTGACTTAGGTGACATAACATTATATGTACAAGAAAGAATGGTTGATATCGTAACATTTGATGATGGCATGGCTGTCCGATTTGGATATGTTTTAAGATTCATCAACAGTATGTTACACCCAAATGAACCGCCTATGCAAGATGCAGAACCTGAAACCACGGAGGATCCCTCTAAATTATTCGCTGacatttttgattttacttCAAATTACTTTATACCGTCCGCCCTTCTTGATCAGTGA
- the aur1 gene encoding inositol phosphorylceramide synthase Aur1 produces MSALSTLKKRLAACNRASQYKLETSLNPMPTFRLLRNTKWSWTHLQYVFLAGNLIFACIVIESPGFWGKFGIACLLAIALTVPLTRQIFFPAIVIITWAILFYSCRFIPERWRPPIWVRVLPTLENILYGSNLSSLLSKTTHSILDILAWVPYGVMHYSAPFIISFILFIFAPPGTLPVWARTFGYMNLFGVLIQMAFPCSPPWYENMYGLEPATYAVRGSPGGLARIDALFGTSIYTDGFSNSPVVFGAFPSLHAGWAMLEALFLSHVFPRYRFCFYGYVLWLCWCTMYLTHHYFVDLVGGMCLAIICFVFAQKLRLPQLQTGKILRWEYEFVIHGHGLSEKTSNSLARTGSPYLLGRDSFTQNPNAVAFMSGLNNMELANTDHEWSVGSSSPEPLPSPAADLIDRPASTTSSIFDASHLP; encoded by the coding sequence ATGTCTGCTCTTTCGACCTTAAAAAAGCGCCTTGCTGCGTGTAACCGAGCATCCCAATACAAGTTGGAAACAAGCTTAAACCCTATGCCTACATTTCGTTTGCTACGCAATACGAAATGGTCATGGACACATTTGCAATATGTGTTTCTAGCAGgtaatttgatttttgctTGTATTGTCATTGAATCTCCTGGATTCTGGGGGAAATTTGGCATTGCCTGTCTTTTGGCCATTGCGTTGACCGTTCCTTTAACACgccaaattttttttcctgcCATTGTTATCATCACCTGGgcaattttattttactctTGTAGGTTTATTCCAGAACGCTGGCGTCCACCCATATGGGTTCGTGTTTTACCCACACttgaaaatattctttATGGCTCTAATCTTTCTAGTCTTCTCTCGAAAACCACGCATAGCATCCTTGATATTTTGGCCTGGGTTCCATATGGAGTCATGCATTATTCGGCTCCTTTTatcatttcatttattcttttcatctttgcACCTCCTGGAACTCTTCCAGTTTGGGCTCGAACTTTTGGTtatatgaatttatttgGTGTTCTTATCCAAATGGCTTTCCCCTGTTCTCCTCCTTGGTATGAAAATATGTATGGTTTAGAACCTGCCACGTATGCAGTACGTGGCTCTCCTGGTGGATTGGCCCGTATTGATGCTCTCTTCGGCACTAGCATTTACACTGATGGTTTTTCTAACTCTCCGGTTGTTTTTGGTGCCTTTCCATCTCTTCACGCTGGATGGGCCATGCTGGAAGCACTTTTCCTTTCGCATGTGTTTCCTCGATACCGCTTCTGCTTTTATGGATATGTTCTATGGCTTTGCTGGTGTACTATGTACCTTACCCACCACTACTTTGTAGATTTGGTCGGCGGTATGTGTTTAGCTATTATATGCTTCGTTTTTGCTCAAAAGCTACGCCTCCCACAGTTGCAAACTGGTAAAATCCTTCGTTGGGAATACGAGTTTGTTATCCACGGTCATGGTCTTTCCGAAAAAACCAGCAACTCCTTGGCTCGTACCGGCAGCCCATACTTACTTGGAAGGGATTCTTTTACTCAAAACCCTAATGCAGTAGCCTTCATGAGTGGTCTTAACAATATGGAACTTGCTAACACCGATCATGAATGGTCCGTGGGTTCATCATCACCTGAGCCGTTACCTAGTCCTGCTGCTGATTTGATTGATCGTCCTGCCAGTACCACTTCCTCCATCTTTGATGCAAGTCATCTTCCTTAA
- the spo20 gene encoding sec14 cytosolic factor family, phospholipid-intermembrane transfer protein Spo20/Sec14, which translates to MSETISDPYPLTNPNAPLGHPGHLNSTQQATLDSMRLELQKLGYTERLDDATLLRFLRARKFNLQQSLEMFIKCEKWRKEFGVDDLIKNFHYDEKEAVSKYYPQFYHKTDIDGRPVYVEQLGNIDLKKLYQITTPERMMQNLVYEYEMLALKRFPACSRKAGGLIETSCTIMDLKGVGITSIHSVYSYIRQASSISQDYYPERMGKFYVINAPWGFSSAFNLIKGFLDEATVKKIHILGSNYKSALLEQIPADNLPAKLGGNCQCPGGCELSDAGPWHEEQWMNKN; encoded by the exons atgtCAGAAACTATATCGGATCCTTATCCTCTAACTAATCCAAATGCTCCATTAGGGCACCCAGGGCATTTGAATTCTACACAGCAAGCTACGCTAGATAGCATGCGTTTAGAGTTACAAAAACTTGGATACACGGAAAGATTAGACGATGCCACTTTA TTGCGTTTTTTGAGAGCCCgtaaatttaatttgcaACAGTCGCTGGaaatgtttattaaatgcGAAAAGTGGAGAAAAGAATTTGGTGTTGATGATCTTATCAAAAACTTTCATTATGATGAGAAAGAAGCCGTTTCCAAATATTACCCTCAATTTTATCATAAAACTGACATCGACGGCCGTCCGGTATACGTTGAGCAACTCGGTAACATTGATTTGAAGAAGTTGTACCAAATCACGACTCCCGAGCGTATGATGCAAAATTTGGTTTATGAATATGAAATGCTTGCTTTAAAACGGTTT CCCGCTTGTTCTCGTAAAGCAGGAGGCTTGATTGAAACTTCGTGCACAATCATGGATCTAAAGGGTGTTGGTATTACTAGTATTCACTCGGTTTACAGCTACATTCGTCAAGCATCAAGCATT AGTCAAGATTATTACCCCGAAAGGATGGGCAAGTTTTATGTAATTAACGCTCCTTGGGGATTCTCTTCTGCCTTTAATCTTATCAAAGGTTTTTTGGATGAGGCAACtgtcaaaaaaattcatattttaGGCTCAAACTATAAGAGTGCTCTGCTCGAACAAATCCCTGCTGATAATCTTCCTGCTAAACTCGGTGGAAACTGCCAATGTCCAGGTGGCTGCGAACTATCTGACGCCGGTCCATGGCATGAAGAACAGTGGATGAACAAAAATTAG